A window of the Microvirga terrae genome harbors these coding sequences:
- a CDS encoding universal stress protein, producing the protein MKAILVPVEQHSFIRSVLDAALLVAGRFGSHVEGLALGPDIPDVIAFDVPVGWTILSEKEQRELVERARHLFEEFMLSCAVPRKTEVPEEASCGWIGPQLFGDSYIGNFGRVFDLIVLGRPGASDEPPRLATLEAALFEGGRPVLMVPPSTPASIGETIVIAWNGSTETARTVALAMPLLAKADRVVVLTLDGWGVDGPSGAELALRLQRNGVRAETAARRLNTRAPGEAILEDAASFHADLLVKGAYTQSRLRQMIFGGATSHIIAHAGLPVLMAH; encoded by the coding sequence ATGAAGGCCATTCTGGTTCCGGTTGAGCAGCACAGCTTCATTCGCTCGGTCCTTGACGCCGCCCTCCTGGTGGCCGGCCGCTTCGGGAGCCATGTGGAAGGCCTGGCGCTCGGTCCCGACATTCCTGACGTCATCGCGTTCGATGTCCCGGTCGGATGGACGATCCTGAGCGAAAAGGAGCAGCGTGAGCTGGTGGAGCGCGCGCGCCACCTTTTCGAGGAGTTCATGCTCTCCTGCGCGGTGCCACGAAAGACGGAGGTGCCGGAGGAGGCCTCCTGTGGATGGATCGGCCCGCAGCTGTTTGGAGACAGCTACATCGGGAATTTCGGCAGGGTGTTCGATCTGATCGTCCTTGGTCGCCCGGGGGCAAGCGACGAGCCGCCGCGACTGGCTACCCTCGAGGCTGCCCTGTTCGAGGGAGGGCGGCCGGTGCTGATGGTTCCGCCCTCGACTCCGGCATCAATCGGCGAGACCATCGTGATTGCCTGGAACGGCAGTACGGAGACGGCTCGAACCGTGGCGCTCGCAATGCCTCTTCTGGCGAAGGCCGATCGCGTCGTCGTTCTGACCCTGGACGGATGGGGCGTGGATGGGCCGAGCGGCGCGGAACTGGCGCTTCGCCTCCAGCGGAACGGCGTCCGGGCCGAGACGGCGGCACGCAGGCTGAACACGCGCGCTCCCGGCGAAGCCATCCTGGAGGACGCGGCCTCGTTCCATGCGGACCTGCTCGTCAAGGGAGCCTATACCCAGAGCCGCCTCAGGCAGATGATTTTCGGCGGAGCCACCAGCCATATCATTGCCCACGCGGGTTTGCCGGTCCTGATGGCCCATTAG
- a CDS encoding 3-methyl-2-oxobutanoate dehydrogenase (2-methylpropanoyl-transferring) subunit alpha has product MTDYGPLTLHVPEPAVRPGGTPDFSNVRIPKAGAVPRPEIDVDPESIRDLAFSIIRVLNRAGEAVGPWAGLLSDEELIEGMRNMMTLRTFDARMLIAQRQGKTSFYMQHLGEEAISSAFRKALLPGDMNFPTYRQAGLLIAGGYSMVDMMCQVYSNSRDPLKGRQLPVMYSSKEHGFFTISGNLATQYVQAVGWAMASAIQNDTKIAAAWIGDGSTAESDFHAALVFASTYKAPVILNIVNNQWAISTFQGIARGGAGTFAARGLGFGIPSLRVDGNDYLAVYAVAKWAAERARRNLGPTLVEYVTYRVGAHSTSDDPSAYRPKTESDAWPLGDPVIRLKNHLILRGAWSEERHKQAEAEILDTVITAQKEAESYGTLHAGAKPSAREMFDGVYAEMPPHLRRQRQQAGV; this is encoded by the coding sequence ATGACCGATTACGGACCGCTGACCCTTCACGTGCCCGAACCAGCCGTTCGACCCGGGGGGACACCCGACTTCTCGAATGTGAGGATCCCGAAAGCCGGCGCCGTCCCCCGGCCCGAGATCGACGTGGATCCGGAATCCATCCGCGATCTCGCCTTCTCCATCATCAGGGTCCTCAATCGCGCCGGAGAGGCGGTCGGCCCCTGGGCCGGGCTCCTGAGCGACGAGGAACTCATCGAGGGCATGCGCAACATGATGACGCTGCGCACCTTCGATGCCCGCATGCTGATCGCCCAGAGGCAGGGAAAGACATCCTTCTACATGCAGCATCTGGGCGAGGAGGCCATCAGCTCTGCCTTCCGCAAGGCGCTCCTGCCGGGGGACATGAACTTTCCGACCTATCGGCAGGCAGGCCTCCTGATCGCGGGCGGCTACTCGATGGTCGACATGATGTGTCAGGTCTATTCGAATTCCCGCGATCCCCTGAAGGGACGCCAGTTGCCCGTCATGTACTCCTCCAAGGAGCACGGGTTCTTCACGATCTCGGGCAATCTGGCCACGCAGTACGTTCAGGCGGTCGGCTGGGCGATGGCCTCGGCCATCCAGAACGATACCAAGATCGCCGCGGCCTGGATCGGCGACGGCTCGACGGCGGAGTCGGACTTCCATGCGGCGCTCGTCTTCGCGTCCACCTACAAGGCCCCAGTCATCCTCAACATCGTCAACAATCAATGGGCGATCTCCACCTTCCAGGGCATCGCCCGGGGTGGGGCGGGGACGTTCGCCGCCCGTGGCCTGGGTTTCGGCATTCCGTCTCTTCGGGTCGACGGCAACGATTATCTCGCCGTCTATGCGGTGGCGAAATGGGCCGCCGAGCGGGCGCGGCGCAATCTCGGCCCGACGCTCGTCGAATACGTCACCTATCGGGTCGGCGCCCACTCGACGTCCGACGATCCCTCGGCCTATCGTCCCAAGACGGAGTCCGATGCCTGGCCCCTCGGCGATCCGGTCATCCGGCTGAAAAACCATCTGATCCTGCGCGGGGCCTGGTCGGAGGAGCGCCACAAGCAGGCGGAGGCCGAGATCCTCGACACGGTGATCACCGCGCAGAAGGAAGCAGAGAGCTACGGCACGCTCCACGCCGGCGCCAAGCCCTCGGCGCGCGAGATGTTCGATGGCGTCTATGCCGAGATGCCGCCGCATCTGCGCCGTCAGCGCCAGCAGGCAGGAGTCTGA
- a CDS encoding alpha-ketoacid dehydrogenase subunit beta produces the protein MARMTMIEAIRDAMDVMMARDERVVVFGEDVGYFGGVFRCTAGLQQKYGKTRCFDAPISEAGIVGTAIGMATYGLHPCIEIQFADYMYPAYDQIVSEAARLRYRSNGEFTCPLVIRMPTGGGIFGGQTHSQSPEALFTHVAGLKTVVPSNPYDAKGLLIAAIEDPDPVIFLEPKRLYNGPFDGHHDRPVTPWSKHDLSEVPSGHFSLPLGKASIVREGATVTVLAYGTMVYVAQAAAAEAGIDAEIIDLRTLIPLDMETIAASVRKTGRCVVVHEATLTSGFGAELAALVQEACFFHLEAPVARVTGWDTPYPHAQEWDYFPGPARVGRALVETMEA, from the coding sequence ATGGCGCGCATGACGATGATCGAAGCCATCCGCGACGCGATGGACGTGATGATGGCGCGCGATGAGCGCGTGGTCGTCTTCGGCGAGGATGTCGGCTATTTCGGCGGCGTCTTCCGCTGCACCGCCGGGCTCCAGCAGAAATACGGGAAGACGCGCTGCTTCGACGCGCCGATCAGCGAGGCCGGCATCGTCGGAACGGCGATCGGCATGGCGACCTACGGCCTGCATCCGTGCATCGAAATCCAATTCGCCGATTACATGTATCCGGCCTATGACCAGATCGTGTCCGAGGCGGCCCGGCTGCGCTATCGCTCGAATGGCGAATTCACCTGTCCGCTGGTGATCCGCATGCCGACCGGCGGCGGCATTTTCGGCGGACAGACCCACAGCCAGAGCCCCGAAGCCCTGTTCACCCACGTGGCGGGGTTGAAGACAGTGGTGCCGTCCAATCCCTATGACGCCAAGGGCCTTCTCATCGCGGCCATCGAGGATCCGGACCCGGTGATCTTCCTGGAGCCGAAACGTCTCTACAACGGCCCTTTCGACGGTCACCACGACCGTCCTGTGACGCCATGGTCGAAGCACGACCTGAGCGAAGTCCCGAGCGGCCATTTCAGCCTGCCGCTCGGCAAGGCTTCCATCGTGCGCGAAGGCGCCACCGTCACCGTGCTGGCCTATGGAACAATGGTCTATGTGGCGCAGGCCGCTGCCGCCGAGGCCGGGATCGATGCGGAAATCATCGATTTGCGGACGCTGATCCCGCTCGACATGGAAACGATCGCGGCATCCGTCCGGAAGACGGGCCGCTGCGTGGTGGTCCACGAGGCGACGCTGACGTCCGGCTTCGGAGCAGAGCTGGCAGCTCTCGTTCAGGAGGCCTGCTTCTTCCATCTGGAGGCTCCCGTCGCGCGGGTCACCGGGTGGGACACGCCTTACCCGCATGCTCAGGAATGGGATTACTTCCCGGGGCCGGCCCGTGTCGGACGCGCCCTCGTCGAGACGATGGAGGCCTGA
- a CDS encoding dihydrolipoamide acetyltransferase family protein translates to MGEHLIKMPDVGEGIAEAELVEWHVKVGDLVREDAVLAAVMTDKATVEIPSPVDGEVLWLGAEIGDVVAIGSPLIRLKVEGEERASSESSPPEKAAEAPARTGEIEAQADGAVKVPEAIVERQARSTPPQPVERPPAPPARMHRAPAMRPEGERPVASPAVRLRASEAGVDLRQVPGSGPAGRITHEDLDAFLTHGRQVSKAPGLAQNTGVEHIKVIGLRRKIAEKMALAKSRIPHITYVEEVDVTALEDLRSSLNANRRGDRPKLTLLPFLMRAMVKAIAEQPHLNAIYDDDAGVVHQHGGVHIGIATQTGSGLMVPVVKHAEARDLWDCATELNRLAEAAKSGLASREELSGSTITITSLGAMGGIVTTPVINYPEVAIVGVNKMVVRPVWDGSTFIPRKMMNLSSSFDHRIIDGWDAAVFVQRIKALLETPAMIFVET, encoded by the coding sequence ATGGGCGAGCACCTGATCAAAATGCCCGATGTCGGCGAAGGGATCGCCGAGGCCGAACTCGTCGAGTGGCACGTCAAGGTCGGCGACCTCGTCCGCGAGGATGCCGTGCTCGCGGCGGTGATGACCGACAAGGCCACTGTGGAAATTCCCTCTCCCGTTGACGGCGAGGTGTTGTGGCTCGGAGCCGAGATCGGCGATGTGGTCGCCATCGGTTCCCCTCTGATCCGCTTGAAGGTCGAGGGGGAGGAGCGCGCGTCTTCCGAGAGCAGCCCGCCGGAGAAGGCCGCCGAGGCGCCCGCTCGGACTGGGGAGATCGAAGCCCAGGCAGACGGCGCCGTCAAAGTTCCGGAAGCCATCGTCGAACGGCAGGCTCGCAGCACGCCGCCACAACCGGTGGAACGGCCGCCGGCACCGCCGGCGAGGATGCATCGCGCCCCGGCGATGCGCCCCGAGGGCGAGAGGCCGGTCGCATCGCCGGCCGTCCGGTTGCGCGCGAGCGAGGCTGGCGTCGATCTCCGGCAGGTTCCGGGTTCCGGTCCTGCGGGTCGGATCACCCATGAGGATCTCGATGCCTTCCTGACCCATGGCCGTCAGGTTTCCAAGGCACCGGGGCTCGCGCAGAACACGGGCGTCGAGCACATCAAGGTCATTGGGCTGCGGCGCAAGATCGCCGAGAAGATGGCGCTTGCGAAATCGCGCATCCCGCACATCACCTATGTGGAAGAGGTCGACGTGACGGCGCTCGAGGATCTGCGATCTTCGCTCAATGCGAACCGGCGGGGTGACCGGCCGAAGCTGACCCTTCTTCCCTTCCTGATGCGCGCGATGGTCAAGGCCATTGCCGAGCAGCCGCATCTGAATGCTATCTACGACGACGACGCGGGCGTCGTCCACCAGCATGGCGGCGTGCATATCGGCATTGCGACGCAGACAGGTTCCGGCCTCATGGTGCCGGTGGTGAAGCATGCGGAAGCCCGCGATCTCTGGGATTGCGCCACCGAGCTGAACCGTCTGGCCGAGGCGGCGAAGTCGGGCCTCGCGAGCCGTGAGGAGCTGAGCGGATCGACGATCACCATCACGTCGCTCGGCGCCATGGGTGGGATCGTCACGACGCCGGTGATCAATTATCCGGAGGTCGCGATCGTAGGGGTCAACAAGATGGTGGTGCGGCCGGTCTGGGATGGCTCCACCTTCATTCCCCGCAAAATGATGAACCTGTCCTCCAGCTTCGATCACCGGATCATCGATGGCTGGGACGCGGCCGTTTTCGTGCAGCGCATC